DNA from Aliarcobacter skirrowii CCUG 10374:
ATATGTAAACTCACCTCAAACACCAATATTTAATAAATCAAAACTTTTATATGGTTATCATTTAGCAAAAGAGAAAATCTATAAAACAAATAAATTAATAGTTTGTGAAGGTTATTTGGATGTAATTATGCTTCATCAAGCAGGTTTTTCAAATGCAGTTGCAACTTTAGGAACAGCTCTTACAAAAGATCATCTTCCACTTTTAAGAAGAGGTGAACCAAAAATTATTTTAGCTTATGATGGAGATAAAGCTGGATTAAATGCTGCTTTTAAAGCCTCTTTGATGCTTAGTCAAAGTGGATTTGATGGAGGGGTTGCAGTTTTCGAAGATGGAAATGATCCAGCTGATATGGTAAAAGATAATAAAATAAATGAGCTTGAGAAAAAGTTTTTAGAGCCAAAACCTTTTATAGTTTTTGTTTTAGATTATATAATAGATTCATATGATATCTCAAATCCAATTGAGAAGAAAAAAGCGCTAAAAGATTCAAATGATTATTTAAATACCTTAGATATTTTGTTTCAAGAGGAGTATAAAAGATATATTGCTCAAAAACTAAATATAAAAGAGAGTATGATTTTTACTTCAAAAAATGTAACTAGAAAAAATCAACAAAATTTAACAGCTTATGATATAGGAGAACTATGTATTATAAAATCGATTTTAGATAATCCAAAAAGATTAGATATGGTTTTGGATTTAGTAACACCCTCTATGTTTGAACATCACGAAGATGAGTTTAAAGCACTTTTAAATGATATAAATGATGTTTCATTAAATAAAATTTTATTAAATGATAAACTTGAAGTTTACGATGATGAGAGATTAAACAAAGAGTTATTGGTTCTTTTATATAAATTTTATTCAAATAAACTTCTTAGCCTATCATATGAAACAAATATTGATTTTAAAGAAAAAGTCAATTTAATCAAAAAAATTAAAGATAATTTGTATGAATTAAAACAGGGAAAACTTACAAAATTTAATTTATAAATTAAACTAACTTTAATAAAATCTTAGCTAATATTCCCGTTCTAAATTAAAAAGATAGTATAAATTAAGCCAAAATTATGCTTGTAAAAAATAAGAGGAAAAGAAGATGTACGCAATTATCAAATGTGGTGGGAAACAATACAAAGTATCTGAAGGTGATATTTTAGATATTGATTACACTGGAAAAGCTGCAAAAGAGACTTTAGAGATAACTGATGTTATAGCTGTAAATAACGGTGAATTAAAAACTGGAGATGCAGTATCTAATGCTAAAGTTGAAGCAGTAGTAGTTCTTGATGGAACTGGTGTAAACAGAGCGAAAAAAGTTGTAATTTATAAAAAAAGAAGAAGAAAAGACTCTAAGCTTAAAAGAGGTTTTAGACAAAGCTTCACAAAAATTAGAATTACAAAAATTGCTGCTTAAGCAATAATCAAATTTAAGGAGAAATAAAATGGCTCACAAAAAAGGTCAAGGTAGTACTCAAAATAATAGAGACTCAGCTGGTAGAAGACTTGGAGTTAAAAAATATGGTGGAGAAGTTGTAAGTGCTGGAAACATCATTATTAGACAAAGAGGAACAAAAGTTCATTTAGGTAACAATGTTGGAATGGGTAAAGATCATACAATCTACTCTTTAATTGACGGTGTTGTTAAATTTGAAATTAAAGATAAAAAAAGAAAAAAAGTTTCTGTTTACGCTGCTTCGTAAATAAGAGATTTAGCTTTTTGAAAAAGGGTGTATGCTTTGCCATACACCCTTTTTTTATTTATAAAGGAAAACTATGTTTATAGATAGTGCAAGATTTAGTGTAAGTAGTGGAAAAGGTGGGCAAGGTTGTGCATCTTTTAGAAGAGAGAAGTTTATAGTTCAGGGTGGTCCTGATGGTGGAGATGGTGGAAAAGGTGGAGATGTTTACTTTTTAGTAGATAATAATACAGATACTCTATCTTTTTATAAAGGAAGAAGAGTTTTTAAAGCCGACAAAGGTCAACCTGGAATGGGAAGACAAAAAACAGGAAAATCTGCTGAACCCTTAGTTTTAATTGTTCCTCCAGGAACACAGGTAATTGATGATGACACAAATGAAGTTTTATTTGATTTGCTTGAAACTGGAGAGAAGGTTCTTTTTTTAGAGGGTGGAAAAGGTGGACTTGGAAATGTTCACTTTAAAAATTCGAGAAATCAAGCACCTACATATTTTCAACCAGGACTTCCAGGAGTTACTAGAAATATAAGATTAGAGCTTAAATTAATTGCTGATGTTGGACTTGTAGGTTATCCAAATGTTGGAAAATCTACTTTAATATCTGTAACTTCAAATGCTACTCCAGAGGTTGCAAACTATGAGTTTACAACTTTAACTCCAAAACTAGGAGTTGTAAATGTTGGAGATTATAGCTCATTTGTTATGGCTGATATTCCAGGAATTATTGATGGTGCTAGCGAAGGAAAAGGGCTTGGATTAGAGTTCTTAAGACATATTGAAAGAACAAAAACACTTCTGTTTGTAATTGATGTTGCAAACTATAGAACAATGATTGATCAATATAGAGTGTTAAAAGAGGAGTTGCAAAAATTTTCCAAAGAGTTGTCACAAAGAAACTTTGCTATAGCTTTAAGTAAAATAGATGCTTATTATGGAGAAGATTTAAAAGAGGATATTAAAAACTTTTTAAATGAGTTAAATTTAGAAGCTAGTAATAAAAATGAGTTTAAATTTGATGAAGAGTTACCATATTTTGTGCAAGATTTAATATTCTCAAAGTATGATAGTAGTAAACCATATTTTGTTTTACCAATATCATCTTTAAATAAGACAAATATAAAAGCTCTAACATTTGCACTATATGGAATGCAAGGAAAGTAGATGAAAAGGTTAGTTATTAAAGTTGGAACTGCTGTTTTAACTCAAGATAATGAATTAGCAATTCAAAGAATGCAAAATTTAGTTGAGCTTATTGCAAAATTAAAAATAGAGAAAAATTTAGAGGTAATATTGGTAAGTTCAGGTGCTGTTGGAGCTGGTTATACAGAGTTAAAACTTGATAAAACAGTTTTAGCAAATAAACAAACTCTTGCAGCAATTGGTCAGCCAAAATTGATGAAAACTTATCAAGAGATGTTTTCAAAATATAATATAATAGCTGCTCAAATGCTATTTATCGCAGATGATTTTGATTCAAGAAAAAGAAGTCAAAATGCAAAAAATGTTATGGAAATATTGCTTCAAAACAGTGTTTTGCCAATAATAAATGAAAATGATGTTATCTCAACAGAAGAGTTAATAGGGGATAATGACCAATTAGCAGCTTATGTAACACACTATTTTAAAGCCGATATGCTTGCAATTTTAACAGATATTGATGGATATTATAATAAAAATCCAAGAGAGTTTAGTGATGCACAACTTCAAAAAATTGTAAATGAAATAAGCTCTGAAGAGCTTGATAAAAAACCAAGTGCTAATTCAAAATTTGCAACAGGTGGAATTGTAACAAAACTAAAAGCAGCAGATTTTTTAATGCAAAAAAATATTCCTATGTATCTAAGTAGTGGATTTGATTTAAAAAATGCTTATGATTTTTTATTAAATAATATACATAATAGTGGAACACTATTTAAAAAATAAGGATATATTTTGAGCAAAAAAGTTTTATTTATGGGAACACCATCTTATGCTACTGAGATTTTAAAAGAGCTTTTAGCAAGTAAGTATGAAGTTGTTGGAATTTTCACTCAAGAGGATAAACCAGTAGGTAGAAAACAACTTCTTACACCTCCTCATATAAAACAGTTTTGTATCGATAACTCTTTAGATATACCTATTTTTCAACCAAAAAAACTAAAAGATAATTTAGTTGCGTATTTATCAATTTTGGATTTAAAACCAGATTTTATTGTTGTTGCAGCTTATGGACAAATTCTTCCAAAAGATATTTTAAATATTGCTCCTTGTATAAATCTTCATGCTTCAATTTTACCAAATTATAGGGGAGCTAGTCCTATTCAAGAGGGTATTTTAAATGATGATAAATATCTAGGAGTTACTTCTATGTTTATGGAAGAGGGACTTGATTGTGGAGATATTTTGGGATTTTCATATTTAAGAAATAGTAATTTACTTGTAGATGAAGCATTTGAAAAACTATCAATTTTAGCAGCTAAACTTACAATTACAACTTTAAATAATTTTGAAAATATAAGACCATTAAAACAAAACAACTGTGAAGCTAGTTTTTGTAAAAAAATAAAAAAAGAGGATGGATTAGTAGATTTTTTTGATGCAAAAAAACTATTTTTGAAATATAAAGCTTACTCTTTTTGGCCAACAATATTTTTAAAATCTGATCTAAAAATAAAGGATATTGAGCTTATTGAAGAGAGTTCAAAAAATGAAGCTGGAAAAATTTTAGAGATATCAAAAGATTATATTATTGTTGCATGTTTGACTGGAACATTAAAAATTAAAACAATTCAAGCTCCATCTAAAAAAGCTATAAATGCTGTTGAGTATATTAGAGGTCAAAGATTGGAAGTTGGAGATATTTTAGAGTAATTACAAAAGCATATAAATGCTTTTGTAATTTATGCTAAATGCGTTGTGAATAGTGTAATTGTTAGAAGACTTAAAATAACACCTAATACTAAGCTATTTATAGCAATTTTCTCATCCAAGCCACCTTTTATAGCTAAAACTGCTGCCATAGTCATTGGTGGCATTGCAACTTCAATAATTGTAACTTTAATCCAAGTTTCATCTAAATTATAAAAATAGTTAAATAAAAATAAGACAACTATAGGAACAAAAATCATCTTTAAAATTACAGCTATTGTTACAATATGAAGTTTTGAGAATATGTTTTTTAATTGAAGTTTCATTCCAATAGCAATCATTGCAATAGGAACTAAAGTTGAGCCTAAATTATCTGTTGTATGTATTAAAAAATTTGGAATTTCAAAGTTTTTTGCAATTAAAGTTACAAAAAATATTATCATAGGAGGAAATAAAAAGATTGATTTTGAAATAGTAAAGATACTATTTTTTCTTCCACTTCCCCAAGTAATTATAAACATACCAATAGAAACTAAAAGTAAAAATGAACCAAAAATATCATAAATAAGTCCATAAACTATAAAATCTTGTCCATAAAAAGCATCAATATAAGAAAAACCTATAAAAGAGGTATTTCCAAAAGTTGCCATAATCATAAAAGTAGCAAGATAAATTTTTTCTAATTTAAGAAGTTTACCAATTAAAAAAGATAGTAATAAATTAAATAGAATAATTGCATTAAACATTAAAATTAGAAGTAAATGATCAAAATTTAAATCCAAAGGATAAATTTTTGAAAAAACAATTGCAGGAAGAGAAAAATAGATAATAAAATCTACAAGTTGTTTTGAATTATCTTGAAAAAATATTTTATATAAGTAACCAAATAACAAATATAAAGCAATCGGTAAAACAGGGTCTAGCATTAAAATTCTCCTTTAAAAGTTTTGATTATAATTAATATACTCTTTTAATAAAATTATATATAATTTGCAAATGAAATTTATACGATTAAAAACAGTTAATTCAACACAACTTTATTTAAAAGATTATGTTAGCAAAAATGGTTACAAAGAGCCTATTTGTGTTGTTGCAGATATACAAACTAATGGAATAGGAAGTAGAGGAAATAGTTGGCAAGGAGCTATTGGAAATCTATTTTTCTCTTTTGTTTTAAATAAAAACGATTTACCAAACGATTTACCTTTGCAAAGTGCTAGTATATATTTTACATATGTTTTAAAAGAGTTATTTGCACAACAAGGTTCAAGAGTTTTTTTAAAGTGGCCAAATGATTTTTATATAGAAAATAAAAAAATTGGTGGAGCAATTACTTCAACAACAAAAGATCTTCTTTTTTGTGGTATTGGAATCAATTTAAAAGAACCAAATAGTGATTTTGGAAAATTGGATATAAAAATAGATATTGAAGAACTTTTAAATGAGTATTTTGAAAATATTTCTAAAAAAATTGAATGGAAGGAAATTTTTAGTCTTTTTAAGGTAGAATTTAGACATTCAAAAAAATTTCAAGCAACAATTGATGGTATCAAAGTTTCACTTGAAAATGCAATTTTAAATGGTGATGGTTCTATACAAATTAACGATAAAAAGGTATTTAGTTTAAGATGACAGAGATTATTTCAATAGCAAATCAAAAAGGTGGAGTAGGTAAAACTACTACAGCTGTTAATCTTAGTGCAGCACTTGCACTGGATGGGAAAAAAGTGTTATTAATTGATGCAGATCCACAAGCAAATGCAACAACATCTTTAGGCTTTCATAGAGATACTTATGAGTATAATATATATCATGTTATGCTTGGAACAAAAGAGCTTTCTGAAATAATTTTAGACTCTGAAATAGATAATTTAAAAGTTGCTCCATCTAATATTGGTCTTGTTGGTATTGAAAAAGAGTTTTATAAAAATACAAAAGAGAGAGAGCTTGTATTAAAAAGAAAAATAGATACTATAAAAGATGAATACGATTATATAATAATAGATTCACCTCCAGCTTTAGGACCAATTACAATAAATACTTTAGGTGCTTCAACATCTGTATTAATACCAATCCAGTGTGAATTTTTTGCACTTGAAGGTTTAGCACAGCTATTAAATACAATAAAATTAGTTAGACAAACTATAAATAAAAATCTTGAAATAAAAGGTTTTTTACCAACAATGTATAGTTCGCAAAACAACCTTTCAAAACAGGTTTTTGCTGATTTGGCACAACATTTTGAAAGCAAGTTATTTAAGCTAGGAGATGATTCTTATATTGTAATTCCAAGAAATATAAAATTAGCAGAGAGTCCAAGTTTTGGAAAACCAATCATGCTTTATGATGTAACAAGTATTGGAACTAAAGCTTATGAAAATTTAGCGAAAGCAATAATAGGATAGAAAAAATGAAATTAGGTGGTAAAATGGCACTAGGAAGAGGCTTAGGTGAGCTTTTAGGAGAAGTTGAAACTGCTTATG
Protein-coding regions in this window:
- the obgE gene encoding GTPase ObgE; translated protein: MFIDSARFSVSSGKGGQGCASFRREKFIVQGGPDGGDGGKGGDVYFLVDNNTDTLSFYKGRRVFKADKGQPGMGRQKTGKSAEPLVLIVPPGTQVIDDDTNEVLFDLLETGEKVLFLEGGKGGLGNVHFKNSRNQAPTYFQPGLPGVTRNIRLELKLIADVGLVGYPNVGKSTLISVTSNATPEVANYEFTTLTPKLGVVNVGDYSSFVMADIPGIIDGASEGKGLGLEFLRHIERTKTLLFVIDVANYRTMIDQYRVLKEELQKFSKELSQRNFAIALSKIDAYYGEDLKEDIKNFLNELNLEASNKNEFKFDEELPYFVQDLIFSKYDSSKPYFVLPISSLNKTNIKALTFALYGMQGK
- a CDS encoding biotin--[acetyl-CoA-carboxylase] ligase → MKFIRLKTVNSTQLYLKDYVSKNGYKEPICVVADIQTNGIGSRGNSWQGAIGNLFFSFVLNKNDLPNDLPLQSASIYFTYVLKELFAQQGSRVFLKWPNDFYIENKKIGGAITSTTKDLLFCGIGINLKEPNSDFGKLDIKIDIEELLNEYFENISKKIEWKEIFSLFKVEFRHSKKFQATIDGIKVSLENAILNGDGSIQINDKKVFSLR
- the proB gene encoding glutamate 5-kinase, whose product is MKRLVIKVGTAVLTQDNELAIQRMQNLVELIAKLKIEKNLEVILVSSGAVGAGYTELKLDKTVLANKQTLAAIGQPKLMKTYQEMFSKYNIIAAQMLFIADDFDSRKRSQNAKNVMEILLQNSVLPIINENDVISTEELIGDNDQLAAYVTHYFKADMLAILTDIDGYYNKNPREFSDAQLQKIVNEISSEELDKKPSANSKFATGGIVTKLKAADFLMQKNIPMYLSSGFDLKNAYDFLLNNIHNSGTLFKK
- the fmt gene encoding methionyl-tRNA formyltransferase; the encoded protein is MSKKVLFMGTPSYATEILKELLASKYEVVGIFTQEDKPVGRKQLLTPPHIKQFCIDNSLDIPIFQPKKLKDNLVAYLSILDLKPDFIVVAAYGQILPKDILNIAPCINLHASILPNYRGASPIQEGILNDDKYLGVTSMFMEEGLDCGDILGFSYLRNSNLLVDEAFEKLSILAAKLTITTLNNFENIRPLKQNNCEASFCKKIKKEDGLVDFFDAKKLFLKYKAYSFWPTIFLKSDLKIKDIELIEESSKNEAGKILEISKDYIIVACLTGTLKIKTIQAPSKKAINAVEYIRGQRLEVGDILE
- a CDS encoding AEC family transporter, with protein sequence MLDPVLPIALYLLFGYLYKIFFQDNSKQLVDFIIYFSLPAIVFSKIYPLDLNFDHLLLILMFNAIILFNLLLSFLIGKLLKLEKIYLATFMIMATFGNTSFIGFSYIDAFYGQDFIVYGLIYDIFGSFLLLVSIGMFIITWGSGRKNSIFTISKSIFLFPPMIIFFVTLIAKNFEIPNFLIHTTDNLGSTLVPIAMIAIGMKLQLKNIFSKLHIVTIAVILKMIFVPIVVLFLFNYFYNLDETWIKVTIIEVAMPPMTMAAVLAIKGGLDEKIAINSLVLGVILSLLTITLFTTHLA
- the dnaG gene encoding DNA primase, whose translation is MIKKESIESLKNQLDIVDIVSQYIELKKNGANFKACCPFHNEDTPSFVVSPSKQIYHCFGCQVGGDSIKFVMEYEKLSYPEAIEKLANLTNFTLQYEESSVKQTDTKVIDAIKNFYQKQFIANDSIKDYLKQRGVFESFIEKFEIGYASSSISTIDFLKQNHYNLNDAIELGVISQGDSGLYARFIDRVIFPIYSINGKLVGFGGRTLTNHGAKYVNSPQTPIFNKSKLLYGYHLAKEKIYKTNKLIVCEGYLDVIMLHQAGFSNAVATLGTALTKDHLPLLRRGEPKIILAYDGDKAGLNAAFKASLMLSQSGFDGGVAVFEDGNDPADMVKDNKINELEKKFLEPKPFIVFVLDYIIDSYDISNPIEKKKALKDSNDYLNTLDILFQEEYKRYIAQKLNIKESMIFTSKNVTRKNQQNLTAYDIGELCIIKSILDNPKRLDMVLDLVTPSMFEHHEDEFKALLNDINDVSLNKILLNDKLEVYDDERLNKELLVLLYKFYSNKLLSLSYETNIDFKEKVNLIKKIKDNLYELKQGKLTKFNL
- a CDS encoding ParA family protein, with amino-acid sequence MTEIISIANQKGGVGKTTTAVNLSAALALDGKKVLLIDADPQANATTSLGFHRDTYEYNIYHVMLGTKELSEIILDSEIDNLKVAPSNIGLVGIEKEFYKNTKERELVLKRKIDTIKDEYDYIIIDSPPALGPITINTLGASTSVLIPIQCEFFALEGLAQLLNTIKLVRQTINKNLEIKGFLPTMYSSQNNLSKQVFADLAQHFESKLFKLGDDSYIVIPRNIKLAESPSFGKPIMLYDVTSIGTKAYENLAKAIIG
- the rplU gene encoding 50S ribosomal protein L21; its protein translation is MYAIIKCGGKQYKVSEGDILDIDYTGKAAKETLEITDVIAVNNGELKTGDAVSNAKVEAVVVLDGTGVNRAKKVVIYKKRRRKDSKLKRGFRQSFTKIRITKIAA
- the rpmA gene encoding 50S ribosomal protein L27; this encodes MAHKKGQGSTQNNRDSAGRRLGVKKYGGEVVSAGNIIIRQRGTKVHLGNNVGMGKDHTIYSLIDGVVKFEIKDKKRKKVSVYAAS